The Acanthochromis polyacanthus isolate Apoly-LR-REF ecotype Palm Island chromosome 2, KAUST_Apoly_ChrSc, whole genome shotgun sequence genome contains a region encoding:
- the cnep1r1 gene encoding nuclear envelope phosphatase-regulatory subunit 1 — protein sequence MNSLEQAEDLKAFERRLTEYVSCLQPATGRWRMILIVVSVCTATGAWNWLIDPDTQKVSFFSSLWNHPFFTISCITLIALFFAGIHKRVVAPSIIAARCRTVLAEYNMSCDDTGKLILKPRPNIQ from the exons ATGAACTCCTTGGAACAGGCCGAAG atctGAAGGCCTTTGAGAGAAGACTGACAGAGTATGTCTCCTGTTTGCAGCCTGCAACAGGCAGGTGGAGAA TGATTCTGATAGTGGTGTCTGTTTGTACGGCGACTGGGGCTTGGAACTGGTTAATAGACCCAGACACACAGAAG gtctctttcttttcttcgcTCTGGAATCATCCCTTCTTCACCATCAGCTGCATCACTCTAATAGCTCTCTTCTTTGCCGGAATACACAAACGAGTTGTGGCCCCGTCAAT TATCGCAGCCCGCTGCCGCACCGTTTTAGCAGAATACAACATGTCCTGTGATGAT aCGGGGAAACTTATTCTCAAACCACGACCAAACATCCAATAA
- the heatr3 gene encoding HEAT repeat-containing protein 3, protein MGKSKTTKFKRPQFNSVGLPVNAVKEADAEEEELGEDGCPAAELLEKLQSPSADVRELACASISRVVQQSQTIPGFLQRDAVRRLGPMLLDRSLPVRETATGALRNLSACGGQEVCEDMVKHDVMTPLTALLRECCAGFEDAVSMKEQKNAVEDVANEAVNLLWNLCESSSQALSVFNKSGLLDVVVQCLERHPHNVELAISAAHCLHTVTEDNPELLCSLNTAVLGALENVLLSSQPGMAHNLLRTLAAGTLWNMKGSLPTARQAQTVNAVVATLSQCLDLDAGMLIPELRQAEEVRHRNTPAATHTEEPAAAELEEMDEEGEAPKQRRNGKAVKVDNDFSDFLPRGKEELREATALLTAQQTSLEIIVNMCCSDDPSDDEWEEESSSDESDLGPDGLCDGLSNLMSPLCLSAEVQGALISHRIPEKVLKKTEFPRNEAMDVCHQNPSWRGLIKKMQRVQSRALTGLHSILSTMDAESLGGASALQQAAQHLSTLVFGAAEITKDEEFLEAVISAMRSLLQMIASKNIPQCMTPQQLMSLSEAATCCDVVSVRVNAVAILGITGSTLAKEKGTAETLQMIGNALLQVATRDADLVVNGEALDALFDVFADGDEAETAAKNIHLLPALKALQPVFKAKIRKEGRGKYSPQQLCVLDNIKVNLRRFIGYLEKVVKK, encoded by the exons ATGGGTAAAAGTAAAACCACCAAGTTTAAACGTCCGCAGTTCAACTCTGTCGGCTTGCCGGTGAATGCAGTGAAGGAGGCGGACGCTGAGGAGGAAGAACTCGGCGAGGATGGCTGTCCAGCTGCGGAGTTGCTGGAGAAA TTGCAGAGTCCCAGCGCAGATGTTCGAGAGTTGGCATGTGCCAGCATTTCACGGGTGGTGCAGCAGAGCCAGACCATCCCAGGTTTCCTCCAGAGGGATGCTGTCAGACGCCTGGGCCCCATGTTGCTGGACCGCAGCCTGCCGGTCAGAGAGACTGCCACTGGAGCTCTCAG GAATCTGAGTGCATGTGGAGGTCAGGAGGTGTGCGAGGACATGGTGAAGCACGACGTCATGACTCCTCTGACAGCACTGCTTAGAGAG TGCTGTGCTGGTTTTGAAGATGCTGTGTCAATGAAGGAGCAGAAGAATGCAGTGGAGGATGTGGCCAATGAGGCTGTGAACTTACTGTGGAATCTATG TGAGAGCAGCAGCCAGGCGCTGTCTGTGTTCAACAAGTCAGGTCTCTTGGATGTGGTTGTCCAGTGTCTGGAGAGACACCCACACAACGTGGAACTGGCCATATCTGCTG CTCACTGTTTGCACACTGTGACTGAGGATAACCCAGAGCTGCTGTGTAGCCTGAACACTGCTGTGCTTGGAGCCTTGGAGAATGTGCTTCTCTCATCTCAACCAGGCATGGCACACAATCTGCTCAGGACATTAGCTGCAG GGACTCTGTGGAACATGAAGGGTAGTTTGCCCACTGCCCGTCAGGCCCAGACTGTCAACGCTGTGGTGGCCACCTTGTCACAGTGCCTGGATTTGGACGCAGGTATGCTGATCCCTGAACTCAGACAAGCAGAAGAGGTTCGTCATAGAAACACACCAGCGGCAACACACACCGAAGAGCCCGCTGCAGCAGAGCTGGAGGAGATGGACGAGGAGGGAGAAGCACCTAAACAGAGGAGGAACGGAAAAGCTGTGAAGGTTGATAATGACTTCTCCGACTTCCTGCCT AGGGGCAAGGAGGAGCTGAGGGAGGCAACGGCCTTGCTGACAGCCCAGCAAACGTCCTTAGAGATCATTGTCAACATGTGCTGCTCTGATG ACCCTTCTGATGACGAGTGGGAAGAGGAATCAAGCAGTGATGAAAGTGACTTGGGTCCTGACGGTCTTTGTGACGGACTGTCCAACCTGATGTCTCCACTGTGTTTGTCAGCTGAGGTTCAAGGGGCCTTGATCAGCCACAGAATACCAGAAAAG GTTCTCAAAAAGACAGAGTTCCCTAGAAATGAAGCCATGGATGTATGCCATCAGAATCCCTCCTGGAGAGGCCTGATAAAAAA GATGCAGCGCGTCCAGTCACGGGCTCTGACGGGGCTCCACAGCATCCTTTCCACCATGGATGcagagtctctgggtggtgcaTCAGCCCTGCAGCAAGCAGCACAGCACCTCTCCACACTGGTGTTTGGTGCCGCAG agATTACCAAAGATGAGGAGTTCCTTGAGGCAGTCATCAGTGCAATGCGGTCTCTTTTACAGATGATTGCCTCCAAAAATATCCCACAG TGTATGACCCCCCAGCAGCTGATGAGCCTGAGCGAAGCAGCCACCTGCTGTGATGTTGTCAGTGTGAGGGTCAACGCCGTCGCCATTCTGGGCATCACTGGCAGCACACTGGCCAAAGAGAAGGGCACTGCAGAAACCCTTCAG ATGATTGGAAACGCTTTGCTTCAAGTTGCCACAAGGGATGCCGACCTGGTTGTAAACGGAGAAGCCCTTGACgctttatttgatgttttcgCGGATGGAGATGAGGCGGAAACAGCTGCTAAAAACATCCACTTACTGCCTGCACTCAAGGCACTTCAACCTGTCTTCAAGGCTAAG ATACGCAAAGAAGGAAGAGGCAAATACAGCCCTCAGCAGCTGTGTGTCTTGGATAACATCAAAGTGAACCTGAGAAGATTTATTGGTTATCTGGAGAAGGTGGTGAAAAAATGA
- the LOC127531076 gene encoding arylamine N-acetyltransferase, pineal gland isozyme NAT-10-like, whose translation MNLEEYFRRIGFHGSYDKPDLETLKLIHKLHVLSIPFENLSIHCGERIIMDLEVIFNKVVRSSRGGWCLENNFLFNWVLREMGYDTTMFGSRVFSSVLNDFLSDESHLINKVIIDGKAYITDVSFGVSFQIWEPLELISGKDQHQAAGVFRLQDKGGIWVLEKTARKPLVVNPEFAKSNLVSRYETNQIYCFTQKSRGPEHFLETNHKLQTDPASVFTNKSICSLQTPTGFKALIGWTYCEVTYKPEEGVDVIDMRDITDDEIDQILREQFNVKLQSKLQPVRKKVSYII comes from the coding sequence ATGAATTTAGAGGAGTACTTCAGAAGAATTGGGTTCCACGGCTCCTACGATAAGCCGGATCTGGAAACACTGAAGTTGATCCACAAGCTGCACGTCCTGTCAATCCCCTTTGAGAACCTCAGCATTCACTGTGGTGAGAGGATTATCATGGACCTGGAGGTGATCTTCAATAAGGTGGTGAGGAGCAGCCGAGGAGGTTGGTGCCTCGAGAACAACTTTCTGTTTAACTGGGTGCTCAGAGAGATGGGCTACGACACAACAATGTTCGGCTCCAGAGTTTTCAGCAGTGTCCTCAATGACTTTCTCTCTGATGAAAGTCATCTCATCAACAAGGTCATCATCGATGGAAAGGCTTACATAACAGATGTGAGTTTTGGGGTGTCATTCCAAATTTGGGAGCCCCTGGAACTCATCTCTGGAAAAGACCAGCATCAGGCAGCGGGGGTGTTTCGTCTCCAAGACAAAGGGGGCATCTGGGTGCTGGAGAAGACTGCTAGAAAACCACTGGTTGTCAATCCAGAATTTGCTAAATCGAATCTGGTGAGCAGGTATGAAACAAATCAGATCTACTGCTTCACACAGAAGTCTCGCGGGCCTGAACATTTCTTAGAGACAAACCACAAACTCCAAACAGACCCTGCGTCAGTGTTCACCAATAAGTCCATCTGCTCTTTGCAAACCCCCACAGGATTCAAAGCCCTGATTGGCTGGACCTACTGTGAGGTCACCTACAAACCTGAGGAAGGTGTTGATGTCATAGATATGAGAGACATAACAGATGATGAGATAGATCAAATTCTGAGGGAACAGTTCAATGTAAAGCTGCAAAGCAAACTGCAGCCGGTTAGGAAAAAAGTTTCCTACATAATCTAG
- the LOC110947078 gene encoding arylamine N-acetyltransferase, pineal gland isozyme NAT-10-like, giving the protein MNLEEYFRRIGFHGSYNKPDLETLKLIHKLHVLSIPFENLSIHCGERIIMDLEVIFNKVVRSSRGGWCLENNFLFNWVLREMGYDTTMFGSRVFSSVLNDFLSDESHLINKVIIDGKAYITDVSFGVSFQIWEPLELISGKDQHQAAGVFRLQDKGDIWVLEKTARKPLVVNPEFAKSNLVSRYETKQIYCFTQKSRGPEHFLETNHKLQTDPAILFTNKSICSLQTPTGFKALIGWTYCEVTYKPEEGVDVIDMRDVTDDEIDQIVREQFNIKLQSKLQPINKKVSYTI; this is encoded by the coding sequence ATGAATTTAGAGGAGTACTTCAGAAGAATTGGGTTCCACGGCTCCTACAATAAGCCGGATCTGGAAACACTGAAGTTGATCCACAAGCTGCACGTCTTGTCAATCCCCTTTGAGAACCTCAGCATTCACTGTGGTGAGAGGATCATCATGGACCTGGAGGTGATCTTCAATAAGGTGGTGAGGAGCAGCCGAGGAGGTTGGTGCCTCGAGAACAACTTTCTGTTTAACTGGGTGCTCAGAGAGATGGGCTACGACACAACAATGTTCGGCTCCAGAGTTTTCAGCAGTGTCCTCAATGACTTTCTCTCTGATGAAAGTCATCTCATCAACAAGGTCATCATCGATGGAAAGGCTTACATAACAGATGTGAGTTTTGGGGTGTCATTCCAAATTTGGGAGCCCCTGGAACTCATCTCTGGAAAAGACCAGCATCAGGCAGCGGGGGTGTTTCGTCTCCAAGACAAAGGGGACATCTGGGTGCTGGAGAAGACTGCTAGAAAACCACTGGTTGTCAATCCAGAGTTTGCTAAATCGAATCTGGTGAGCAGGTATGAAACAAAGCAGATCTACTGCTTCACACAGAAGTCTCGCGGGCCTGAACATTTCTTAGAGACAAACCACAAACTCCAAACAGACCCTGCGATACTGTTCACCAATAAGTCCATCTGCTCTTTGCAAACCCCCACAGGATTCAAAGCCCTGATTGGCTGGACCTACTGTGAGGTCACCTACAAACCTGAGGAAGGTGTTGATGTCATAGATATGAGGGACGTTACAGATGATGAGATAGATCAAATTGTGAGAGAACAGTTCAATATAAAGCTGCAAAGCAAACTGCAGCCCATTAACAAAAAAGTTTCCTACACAATCTAG